AATCTTATTCAAAATGATATAGAGCTCCTTCGTTTTTATACTCATAAAACTGAGGAACTTTTTCTGGCCATTGACCTTTTCCGGAATTTCCAATTGGGATTGACCAGTGAGGAGTACCTAAAATGGCTTTATGAGCATTACAATTTTCTGTTCCTTCGCTTTTCAGGTCAAAATATCGCCAGTTTTATGGGAATCACGAATGTATGGCTCAGCAGTCTGAAAGCCAAGATCACTTTTTAAATTACTTTAAACGAATTCTTTTTTCTGATTCTGAACTTTGTGGTGTTAATTTAAATCAGTAAAAAATGAAAACGTATCAAACCAATAAAGCTTGGAAACAATTGAACGAATTGCTTCCTGTTGATTTTCAGATTACAGACCACAATCTTCCCCTTGAAGAAGTATGGCAATGGAAAGGCAACAACATTCACCTTGACCGCTACCCTAATCCTACTGCTGAATACAGGATTTTTCTGCATCACGGGGTAGGAACCAACGGCCGGCAGATGAATATGATCTTCGGTCACCAGATGGCTGCACTTGGATATGAAGTAGTTGCTATTGATAATCTTGGGTATGGGATGACGGAAGTTAATCAAAAAGATATTACTTATGATGATTGGGTACATTGTTTCGCAGATTTTGTAAATTCTGAAACGAAGCGTGATTATAAAAAGCCTGTTCTTTACGGATTAAGCGCCGGAGGAATGGTGTGCTATAACTCGGCATGTTTTATGAATGAAGTCCATGGAATTATCGGAATGTGTTTCCTGAAAAATGATGATAAAACCGTTGGAAAAGAAACAGCAAAGTTCGGATGGGCTAATGGGTTTATGTTTCCCATGATGAATCTCCTGAATACAATAGGTTTTAAAAGATTTCAGTTGCCGATGAAAGCAGTTTCCAAAATGAATTTTCTTACCAATAATGAAAAGGCTTTGAAAATCTTTCTGAATGATGATGCATCAGCCGGTGCTAACGTTCAGATGCAGTTTTTATATGAATATATGAATTATCATTTGCCTATTCCTGTAACAGAGTTTAACAAATGTCCTATTCTGCTGACACAACCTGATAAAGACCGATGGACACCACTGCATTTGAGTCAACGATCGATGAAAGGCATTAAAGCTCCTTTTACAGTAAAATTATTAGAAAATGGTGGACATTATCCGATGGAAAAAACAGCTTTGGTGCAGCTTATTCAATATGCGGATGAGTTTATTACATCTTTGAAATAACTCATGAAGACAATCCACAAAAAAGCCTGTAATCTTGATTTACAGGCTTTTTAAAATTTTATCCGAGATACTTATGACTTTCGAGATTTTGTATAATTAAACCTTGTATTTCCTCCACCTCGTTTACGTATTACGCTCCATACAGATATAAGAAGATTTCTTTTTGTCATAAAATATTTCTACAAACGGTTCATCCTGTAATCCGATCTGAAAAAGAAACTCTAGGTCCTCGTTCCACTGCATAGGAACGTCATCTTCAGGCCAAGTCATTGCCCAACCGCCCTTATAGGCAAAAACATCATCATTGGAGTAAATAGGATGTGAATCTATCCAGATATCAGTATAGTCATCCGGAGCAAAAGCCATTAAGCTTGGCAGATCATCTCTATCTCCATCATTTTCAACAATCCATTGTTGGATTTCTTCATCTCCGTAATGCATCAATGTTTCAAATGGCGGGTAAATATCTGTTTCTTTTTCTGTTAAAGCTGTATAGGAGCTTAAGTCAACAGATTCTATATGAACTGGTACAAAGCTAAACTCATCCTGTTCTTCCATAAGTCCCATCCATTGATGTGAGTGCTTTACAATAAAACGAAGTGGTTCATCTTCATTAGTATAAGCTGTTTTTTCATCCGCATCATTCGCTGAAATAAACAATTTGGCTTTACGGACCATAGGCTGTGCCTTCTCCTTCAGTTGGTCTATATTCATAAGTAGTGAAATGGTGTTCAGTAATTTTCTTTCTATTCAAAAATAAGCCTTTTTATCGGGCTTTACAATCATTACTGGGAATTAAGATAGAAGTTACTTACAGCTATTTGAATGATTTATAAAATCTACTCAATAGACTCGTATAAAAGTAATAAAGCAGAAAACATCTCTACGAACACTTCAAGAACATCCTTCTTCCAGCCTCCAGCTTCCGTTCAAACTACTAAACTATAAAAGGGTAATTCTCTCCTAATTGGGGATGAATGGCATTCAGCGTATCATAAAAGTTTTGTCTGACAGGTTCTGAAACTTCATCATACTCATCTAAGTAAAAATCCAATTGTTGAACAATGAATGCCATCTGCAACCATTCTTCAAAACTGATATTCATGGGTTCTGATTTTTCATCATCATGATTATAAAAGAAAACAGTTCCGCTTCTATCCAGAAACCATCGATCTCCTTGCCCATTTCCTGCAAAACACCAAGAGTCTGACAGGGCATATTCTTTATTTTCATTAACCGCTTCAACAGCATTATATAGAATAGCTTCTGATGCGATCTCCGTTGTTTTGATTACAGAAACAAGCTTTTTATAATGTTCAGGAAAAGGAAAATCAATGATTTTAGGGAAATTCTGTACGTTCCCTTTTGCTTTTAAAATCTCAATTTCTATTTCTTCAATGGATCGTATTTTAAATGAAATCATCAGTAAGCTTTATTAGGGGTTTTCAGTTTACACTCAATTTTCAAATTATGCTGCTTCATCAGCTCTAAAAAAGCCTGGGTAACGAATTTGATTCCTTTATTTTCATTCTGAACAGCACTGAACAGCATATAATCTTCCTGTGGATGAAATGAAAGTAAGGTATACAAATTCATACTTCTAGTTACTCAAAGTGTTTATTGTCCTTTTTTATTTCAGTAAAGAATCAATTTGCTGGTAAAAAGAATCCTTGCTGTAATCTGCCACTCCGGTGTGATGAAGGCGGATTTCTCCTTTTTTATCCAGTACAACAGTAGTTGGCAACGAACCGTTATAAATTTCTCCCGGAATACTACCTGCAGGAATTATAAAAGGAACTGTAAATCCTTTTTCTTTTAAATAAGCTTTTCCCAAATCGGGGTTATCGTCAAGATTTATCGTGAGGAATATGATATTCGGATGGGTTTTGTATCGGTTATACAACTTTTCAATTGATGGAAACTCAGCCCGGCAGGGAGGACACCATGAGGCCCAGAAATTAATAAAGACCACTTTATCTTTCAGATCAAAGGGATCAATAAGCGTCCCATCTTCATTTTTTAGCATCAAACCTGTATAAGCTACAGCATTTCCTGGTTTCTTCACGGATTCAGAAATACTGGAATTGAGTATTCCTGTGGATGCGGCCTGTCTCATCAGCCATGCCTTCGCATCCGGATTTACCAATATGATAATGAACAAAACCGTTAATAGTAGAGTGGAAAGATTACTCATGACCCACTTTTTAAGATTATCCATACTCTTCATTGTTCTTTCCAGGCAAGATAAGTTTAATATTTGGATTAAGGAAGAGTAAAAATCTTTTACTATAACACCTCATTTGAATCAAAAAAAATTAAAATATTAAACAATTTTATTTATTTCTTCATTAAAAAATCAAATAAATGAATAAAAAACCATCATTTTATTCACTTACATTTTTTATTATCATAATTAGTTTTTCATTCAGTAAAAACACAACAACTTAACATCTAATCAATTTCCAATATCAAATTCTTACAATCTTTAGTATTAAAATCTCCAAAAACACTCATTAACAACACAAAAACCACAATTTTTTCACCAAAATGGGGATTTTGCCTGTAACTAATTCCTTATTCTTTCAACTAATCAACTGAAAACAATAACTCCGGTTCAATATAGAAGAGATCTACTACTTTAAAAAAAACTAATGCAAACATCTTTTTTCAAGATTACCGCAGCCACTGCTGCGCTCTGTTTCAGCACTCTGGTGATGGCCCAACAGCAATCCCGCTCCATAAGCGGAACAGTGAAAGATAAAAAAAACGGCGAATTACTGATTGGTGTAACGGTAAAAGTAAGCGATGATCCTTCGATTAACGTTGTAGCCAATGAATATGGATTTTACTCGCTATCAGTGCCGGAAGGGAGCCATACCATCATTATTTCTTATCCCGGTTACAAGGATTTTGAGCAACAAATCAACGTTGATCAGAACATGAAACTGGATATTCTTCTTAACCAGGAAGAGCAAAAATCCAATACGATAGATGAAGTAGTTGTTTCCGGGATTAAAAAGGATAAAAATCTTACCAGTGCCCAAATGGGAACTGAAACTTTAAATATCAAAAGTATAGAGAAACTTCCTGTTTTATTTGGTGAGAAGGACGTTATGAAAACCATACAGCTTCTGCCGGGTATTAAAAGTAACGGTGAAGGAAGCAGCGGCTTCAGTGTAAGAGGGGGTGCTACAGATCAAAACCTGATCCTTTTGGATGAAGCTCCGGTGTATAATGCGTCACATTTACTTGGGTTTTTCAGTACATTCAATAGTGATGCTTTGAAAGATGCCAGCATCATCAAAGGAAATAGCCCTGCTCAGTATGGAGGACGCCTTTCTTCAGTAATGGACGTGAAAATGAAGGATGGAAATAACAAAAATTATAATGTAAATGGTGGAATCGGACTGATTAGCAGCAGGCTGAGTGTGGAAGGGCCGATTCAGAAAGAAAAATCTTCTTTTATTGTATCCGGAAGAAGAACGTATGCCGATTTATTCCTTAAATCTTCTAAGGATTATAAAGACAATAAATTATATTTTTATGATCTTAATCTGAAAGCCAATTATCAGATCAATGAAAATAACCGTATTTATATTTCGGGATATTTCGGAAGAGATGTATTAGGATTGGGAGATACATTCAATACCGATTGGGGAAATACTACTGCAACATTACGATGGAACAGTATTATCAACAGTAAGCTTTTCTCCAATACATCTATTATCTACAGTAATTATGATTACAAGATTGGCCTGAAAAATAACGAGAGCGAATTTAATTTAAATTCAAAGATTCAGGACTGGAATCTTAAACAGGACTTTACCTGGTTTGCAGGAAACAAGCATTCTGTACGATTCGGGTTGCAGTCTATTTACCATACTTTGACACCAAGCAGTGCTTCCGGAACAATTGTGAATTCTTATTCAAGAAACCCAAGATATTCATGGGAAAATGCCCTGTACATCAATGATGATTTCAAAGCAACAGAAAAGCTTACCATTAATTACGGAATGCGACTTTCCTTCTTCAGTGTATTGGGTGGCGACACTTTCAATACTTACGAAAACGGAGAACTTATGGGAAGTCAATATTTAGAAAAAGGGAAATTCGGAAAAACGTATACCAACCTTGAGCCGCGTATTACAGCTAATTACCGCATTAATGAAGTAAGCAGTGTGAAAGGAGGATACTCCAGAAACACCCAAAACCTCCATCTTTTGAGCAACAGCAGCAGTGGAAATCCTACCGACCAATGGATTGGAAGCAGCTATTCGGTGAAGCCTGAAATTGCAGATCAGGTGAGTGTAGGCTACAGCAGAAATTTCAATAACAACAATTATGAATTGAATGCTGAAATTTATTATAAATCCATGCAAAACCAGATCGATTTCAAAAACGGAGCCCAGATTGGCTTCAGTACTGCAGCAGATGTAGAAGGTGAGTTATTGTTTGGTAAAGGAAGAGCTTACGGACTGGAACTTATTGCCAAAAAGAAAAGTGGAAAACTGACTGGTTGGATCTCTTATACCCTATCTAAAACTGAAAGAAAGATCGACGGAATTAATGACAATCAATGGTACAATGCCAGAATGGATAAGACCCATGATATTTCTATCGTTGCCACTTATCAGCTTAACCCAAAATGGACCCTTTCCGGGCTGTTTCTTTACAGCACAGGAAATGCAGTAACCTTCCCTGTTGGAAAATATGAACTGAACGGGCAGACGGTATTCCAGTATAACAGCAGAAATGCTGACAGAATGCCAGCATATCACAGAATGGATCTTAGTGCCACCTACGAACCGGAATCGAATAAGCGTTTCCGCGGATCATGGACATTCGGAATTTACAACTTGTATGGCCGTGAAAACGCCTACACCATTACTTTCGAAGACAATCCAAACAATCCGGGAACAACCCGCGCTATGCAGACTTCCCTATTCCGTTGGGTCCCTAATATCACTTACAATTTCAAATTTTAAATCATGAAAAAAGCATTCTTTATCATATTATCTGCCATTGCATTAACTTCTTGTGAAAAAGAGATTGATCTGGATCTGGCTGATCAAAGTGGAAACATTGTCATTGAAGGAAATATCACCGATAAAAATGGATCATATACCGTAAAAATTACCAAATCTGTTGGTTTTGCCCAACCTAACCAATATCCGGCTGTTACGGGAGCCCAGGTTATTCTAACTGATAATACAGGACAAACAGAAACACTGGAATATGCAGGAGGAGGAGAATACAAAACGAGTACTTTTCTTGGAGTACCAGGCAGAACATATACTCTTAAAGTTGTAGCAGAAGGAAAACAATATACTGCTCAAAGTACTATGCCTAAGGCCGTTGAACTGGAAGGTCTTGTACAGGATACTTTTATGTTCGGAAGTAAGAAGACCTATACTCTTCTACCTGTTTTTACAGATCCTGCTGAATTAGGTAACCGATATCTTTTCAGTTTTACCATCAATAATTTACCTAAAAAGTACATCAGTGTACTTTCTGATAATTTAAACAACGGATTACCCAATCAATGGACTTTGGGACTTCCTAATGATGATAATAAAGGTAGGGATCACGAAGTGATCGTTGGTGATGTTATTGATGTTGAAATGCAGTCTATTGACACCAATATATTCACATATTACAGTGCTCTTCTTAAGATCTCAGAAGGATATGGAGGCAGTGTTACCCCTGCTAACCCGCCAAGTAATATCAGTAATGGAGCTTTAGGATATTTCTCCGCACATACTGTAAGATCTATGGTTACACAGATTCAATAGATTTTCTATTATTACAATAATAACGGTTATTCCAGTGTATTGGAATAACCGTTTATTTTTTTACGAACTGGCGTAAAATTATTCTATCCCAGACGTTAAGGACTACAGTTCTAAATGAAATCCAATTTTCTAATCATTAGTGACATTTCAAAATCCTCCTGACATCCTGTTGTCATACTTCATACTTAATTTTGTACCCAATTAATGTAAATACAAGATTATATGAAATTAACATCACTAAGAATCATTACAAAAGACATCCAGCAATCAGTTATGTTTTATGAGAAAGCAGCAGGATGTACGGCTCAATGGTATACGGAAGATTTTGCTGAACTTAATACCCACTCTATTACGATAGCCATCGGAAGCACGCGTACCATGAAAATGTTTGGAGGAGAACATCTTACAGCATCTAAAGGTTTTACCAATACCATTATCGAGTTTTTAGTAGATGATGTTGATGGCGAATATGAAAACATTAAAAATCTGAGCCATCATATTGTACAGGAACCTACAACAATGCCTTGGGGGAATCGTTCTCTCCTTTTCTGCGATCCGGATGGGAATCTGATTAACTTTTTTACCCCTGTAAGCTCTGAAGCGATTCAAAAATTTAGATAAAATATAAAAGGCTGGGAAGCCGGAAGATGAAGGATGGAAGTTGCTTTTAGCTATTAATGAATAAAAGTAAATTGTAGCATTTAGCCAGAAAAGTGAAATGGTTTCCGGTTTTCTTTCCCTTTAAATAGAGATATATTCTTATTGATTTTATTTTTCCGATTGCGCTATTTTTCGTAAGTTGAAACTTCAAACCAATCCATGAAATATATTCTCCAGGCCTTTATTGGTCTTTTTCTCTTACAATCTTGTGAGTCAGATGAGTTAAAAGTAAGCTTTAAAACAATCGAAATCAATATTCCGGGAAGCTTAGGTCCTTCTTTAAAACATGGTTCAAAATATTACTGTTATTTTGAAAAAGACAATCCATTAGGTTCCAACACCATTGTAGATTTTTATATTCTGGATGAAAATGGAAAAACAGAAGCCCATATTCCTCCCCCACCCATTTTATTTTCAGATTATAACTTATCTGTAAAGAATGATACTGTTTTCACCACTCATTACAATAATTATTCTGCATTCTATCTTGATGAGAAAAAAAAGAAATGGATAAAAACCCCCAAGACACCGGATATTGTTTTTAAAGATAAAAACTATACAGTAGTCAGCAGTACTTCAAATATCGGGTGCTATAAAACGAGGTTCATAGATCATACAACACGACAGCAGTATGAAATCTACGCGGAAAACCCAATGATCAATCCATTGAACAATGCTTATTATATAACCTCTACAGATTATATTTTAAAAATTTCAGATCCAAGGAAAATGGAAATAGCAGGACAGTCAACTTCCAAGGATCATTATTGTACAACACAACATATTGACTCTTTGAAGGGAGCTGAAGTTCAATATAAAAATGAACTTCCCACCATGTACAAATTTTCTATATCGACATCATTTGTTGTAAAAAACCAACTGTATCACTTATATTCAGAAGATGGTACCACCAAAATTGCAGTTTTAAAAAACAAAGAACTCTTCCCTGTTTTTGAATTTAAAGACGATATTCGCCCTTACCGAAAACATTATGACGGTATGAGTTTTATTCCGGGGAATGAATATCAAACCCTTCGGTTTTCTACAAATAATCCCCATACTTATGGGTTGATTGAAATTGATAAGAATAAGTTCAATGTGATTACATTCAAAAATAAATATCGGGAACCTATACTGGGTGAGCCATACACAAAAGCCTGGGTTGAGAAAAATTTCATGGATTTTTATACCCATTTTAATACACTATCTATCAACCAAACCGATCGTATTGAAGAAAAAGAAAATGCATTGAACCTAACTCAACTTGGATTATATAATGGTTTCCCTACCGTGCCATCTGATGATTTCCCAACAGTGTATCAAAAAATTGAACGGAAGTATATTCATTTAATAACCTCCTATTATTATTCTCATCAAAACAAATCATTAAAACTTATTAAATTCGAATGGACACCACAATCCCATTCAACACTCTCCAATGAAGATGATATCAAGGTCCGGGAATCTCTTGACACCCAAAAGATATTTAAGAGCAAATATAACTGGCTTCATGCTTTTCTGAAACAGAAATTAGGAGAACCTATTTCTGAAACCACTAATGGCTCTTCCTATATGACTGCTAAGTGGGAAAACGGAACACAAAATATTGAATTGTCTTATTATAACACCACCACCCTTACTTTGTACAAAAAACAAAAGAATTAATTATACTATTTTCTTACTTATAATTTTTTCACCCCATACTCATAAAAAAAGGAGGCATTTATTGCCTCCCTTTTCTTTTGTACTCGTAACCCGACCTTGAATTTCTTTATATTTATTTGTGTTTTTTTCTTATCATTTGGTTTTTTTCAAGAAATCCACGTGTAAGGTCATTCATACACTTCTATATTAATTTCATCACTTGCTATCCCTCTTCATCACTTGTGTCCTATATAACTATTGTGTTTTATATAATTATAGTTTATTATTTTTACAGTTATTTCATTTTACCCGTTATTATGAAGTGAAAAAACTAAAAAAAGCAATTACATTTCATTTGGTAAATTTTATACTACAAAGTAACGACATCGCAGGATAATATCATCTATAAAACCCATAGATACATTTCCGATGCGATATAGATATTTATCGATAAAACAAGTTGAACACTTAAGAAGCGTAGAATAGACCGTAATAAATCTATATTTTGTGATGTATTTTGATAAGATCAATCAGCTCTACAATATTTTCTATTTTCAGCTTTTCAAAGATATTTTTTTTGATTGTACTTACCGTATTTTGCTTTATATTTAAATTATTCGCAATTTCCAGATTTCCATATCCTTCGGCATACAGTTCTGCAATCTGCAGTTCTCTTTTGGTTAAGCTGCTCAGTGGGCTTATTACATTAGGGTCGTAGATAAATTGTACCAATAAATTTCTTGTCAGATCAGAAAAATACTCTCCTTTTTGAATAAACTGAGAAACGGCATCTCTTAC
This Chryseobacterium sp. G0162 DNA region includes the following protein-coding sequences:
- a CDS encoding alpha/beta hydrolase is translated as MKTYQTNKAWKQLNELLPVDFQITDHNLPLEEVWQWKGNNIHLDRYPNPTAEYRIFLHHGVGTNGRQMNMIFGHQMAALGYEVVAIDNLGYGMTEVNQKDITYDDWVHCFADFVNSETKRDYKKPVLYGLSAGGMVCYNSACFMNEVHGIIGMCFLKNDDKTVGKETAKFGWANGFMFPMMNLLNTIGFKRFQLPMKAVSKMNFLTNNEKALKIFLNDDASAGANVQMQFLYEYMNYHLPIPVTEFNKCPILLTQPDKDRWTPLHLSQRSMKGIKAPFTVKLLENGGHYPMEKTALVQLIQYADEFITSLK
- a CDS encoding SMI1/KNR4 family protein, with the protein product MISFKIRSIEEIEIEILKAKGNVQNFPKIIDFPFPEHYKKLVSVIKTTEIASEAILYNAVEAVNENKEYALSDSWCFAGNGQGDRWFLDRSGTVFFYNHDDEKSEPMNISFEEWLQMAFIVQQLDFYLDEYDEVSEPVRQNFYDTLNAIHPQLGENYPFIV
- a CDS encoding TlpA family protein disulfide reductase, yielding MSNLSTLLLTVLFIIILVNPDAKAWLMRQAASTGILNSSISESVKKPGNAVAYTGLMLKNEDGTLIDPFDLKDKVVFINFWASWCPPCRAEFPSIEKLYNRYKTHPNIIFLTINLDDNPDLGKAYLKEKGFTVPFIIPAGSIPGEIYNGSLPTTVVLDKKGEIRLHHTGVADYSKDSFYQQIDSLLK
- a CDS encoding TonB-dependent receptor, whose translation is MQTSFFKITAATAALCFSTLVMAQQQSRSISGTVKDKKNGELLIGVTVKVSDDPSINVVANEYGFYSLSVPEGSHTIIISYPGYKDFEQQINVDQNMKLDILLNQEEQKSNTIDEVVVSGIKKDKNLTSAQMGTETLNIKSIEKLPVLFGEKDVMKTIQLLPGIKSNGEGSSGFSVRGGATDQNLILLDEAPVYNASHLLGFFSTFNSDALKDASIIKGNSPAQYGGRLSSVMDVKMKDGNNKNYNVNGGIGLISSRLSVEGPIQKEKSSFIVSGRRTYADLFLKSSKDYKDNKLYFYDLNLKANYQINENNRIYISGYFGRDVLGLGDTFNTDWGNTTATLRWNSIINSKLFSNTSIIYSNYDYKIGLKNNESEFNLNSKIQDWNLKQDFTWFAGNKHSVRFGLQSIYHTLTPSSASGTIVNSYSRNPRYSWENALYINDDFKATEKLTINYGMRLSFFSVLGGDTFNTYENGELMGSQYLEKGKFGKTYTNLEPRITANYRINEVSSVKGGYSRNTQNLHLLSNSSSGNPTDQWIGSSYSVKPEIADQVSVGYSRNFNNNNYELNAEIYYKSMQNQIDFKNGAQIGFSTAADVEGELLFGKGRAYGLELIAKKKSGKLTGWISYTLSKTERKIDGINDNQWYNARMDKTHDISIVATYQLNPKWTLSGLFLYSTGNAVTFPVGKYELNGQTVFQYNSRNADRMPAYHRMDLSATYEPESNKRFRGSWTFGIYNLYGRENAYTITFEDNPNNPGTTRAMQTSLFRWVPNITYNFKF
- a CDS encoding DUF4249 domain-containing protein yields the protein MKKAFFIILSAIALTSCEKEIDLDLADQSGNIVIEGNITDKNGSYTVKITKSVGFAQPNQYPAVTGAQVILTDNTGQTETLEYAGGGEYKTSTFLGVPGRTYTLKVVAEGKQYTAQSTMPKAVELEGLVQDTFMFGSKKTYTLLPVFTDPAELGNRYLFSFTINNLPKKYISVLSDNLNNGLPNQWTLGLPNDDNKGRDHEVIVGDVIDVEMQSIDTNIFTYYSALLKISEGYGGSVTPANPPSNISNGALGYFSAHTVRSMVTQIQ
- a CDS encoding VOC family protein; its protein translation is MKLTSLRIITKDIQQSVMFYEKAAGCTAQWYTEDFAELNTHSITIAIGSTRTMKMFGGEHLTASKGFTNTIIEFLVDDVDGEYENIKNLSHHIVQEPTTMPWGNRSLLFCDPDGNLINFFTPVSSEAIQKFR